AGTTCTCACCGGCAAGTCCATTGTCAACTTACAAAAACTCGTCGGCAGTGTGGCAGTGAGCGAATACATCGTCAAATACGTGTCTCGACTGGTTCGGGCCACCCGGCCCAAAGACGCCTCCGCTCCGGAATTTGTCCGCGACTTGGTCGATTGGGGCGCTGGTCCCCGCGCCGGGCAATTTTTAATTCAAGGCGGCAAGGCCCTGGCCGCGATGGAAGGCCGATTCAGCGTGGCCATTGACGACGTAAAGAAAATCGCCGTCCCCGTCCTCAGGCACCGCCTCAGCACTAATTTCCAAGCCCAGGCCGAAGGCATGACCAGTGAAGCCGTTGTTTTACGGCTGCTGAAAGAAATTCCCGAGCCGGAAATTCCCAAGTTCGAAAAACGATAGCCCAGCCGACGACTTTGTCGTCGGTGGTCGGCGGCAAGCCGCCGGCCAAGTTCGCTCTTCATATCGGCCGGTTCTACATGTCCACCGTCGAAAAATATCTGAAGCCGGAAGTCATTCGCCAAATTTCACGGCTCGATATGCGGGCGCAATTTATCGTCCGCGGCTTTTTGCAGGGCTTGCACGCCAGTCCATTTCATGGCTTTTCGGTCGAGTTCAGCGAGCACCGCAAGTACACGCCCGGCGACGATCCCGCCGACATCGATTGGCTCGTCTACGCCAAAACCGACAAATACTACGTCAAAAAGTTCGAGGCCGAAACCAACATCACCGGTTATCTGGTGATGGATCTCAGCAGCTCTATGGGCTACACCTTCCGCCAGGAACTCACCAAGTTCGAATACGGCATTTGTCTGGCCGCCGCGCTGTGCTGGCTGATGGTGCACCAGCAAGACCCCGTTGGGCTGATCACCTTCGACGAGCAAATTCGCCAAAGCTTGCCCGCCCGGAGCAAGCGCACGCAAATCGGGCAAGTGTTGTCGCTGCTGGCGAAGTTGCGTCCGGAGGGAAAGACCGACATCGCTCGCAGCCTGACGCAAATCGCGGCCATGCTCCGGCATCGCAGTTTGGTGATGTTGTTTTCCGATTTACTAACCGAGCCAGAACCGGTCATATCGGCCTTGGGCCGGCTTCGGCATCGCGGCCACGATGTGATTTTGTTCCACATTCTCGACGAAGCCGAGGTGAATTTTCCCTTCGACGGTGTGATCGAATTCGAAGAACCGGAAACCCGGGATCATTTGCAAGTCGACGCCGATAATTTCCAATCCGAATACATCGGCGCCATCCGCGAATTCCGCGAATTTTACCGCCGCCACTGTTTTCAACTCGGCGTCGATTACGTGCCGCTGGACACCAGCATGCAGTTCGACCGCGCGCTCACCGAATACCTCCTCAGTCGCCGCGGTCGCCATTGAAATCTGTTCCACGAACACAGCAGGAGAGAATTTCGAATGTCGAATGACCAATGACGAA
The window above is part of the Pirellulales bacterium genome. Proteins encoded here:
- a CDS encoding AAA family ATPase, with amino-acid sequence VLTGKSIVNLQKLVGSVAVSEYIVKYVSRLVRATRPKDASAPEFVRDLVDWGAGPRAGQFLIQGGKALAAMEGRFSVAIDDVKKIAVPVLRHRLSTNFQAQAEGMTSEAVVLRLLKEIPEPEIPKFEKR
- a CDS encoding DUF58 domain-containing protein, which translates into the protein MSTVEKYLKPEVIRQISRLDMRAQFIVRGFLQGLHASPFHGFSVEFSEHRKYTPGDDPADIDWLVYAKTDKYYVKKFEAETNITGYLVMDLSSSMGYTFRQELTKFEYGICLAAALCWLMVHQQDPVGLITFDEQIRQSLPARSKRTQIGQVLSLLAKLRPEGKTDIARSLTQIAAMLRHRSLVMLFSDLLTEPEPVISALGRLRHRGHDVILFHILDEAEVNFPFDGVIEFEEPETRDHLQVDADNFQSEYIGAIREFREFYRRHCFQLGVDYVPLDTSMQFDRALTEYLLSRRGRH